GACCTTCGCGCGGCGCACGTCGTCGGCGATCATCTCCGGGGTCGGGTTGAGGGGGTTGAGCTTCTGGGGCCGCTTGTCATCCACTCCGGGGGTCGTCGGGGAGTGGGTGCGGAGCTGGATGGTGATGAACTTTTTCGGCTCCAAGCCGTGTTTCGCCAGCCGGGCGAGGGCTTTTTCCTCGTCGCGCACGTCGATGCCGAAACAGCCGTCGGGACAGAACTCCATGACCGGCGGCTTGACCCCCGCGTCCTGGAGGGTCTTCAGCGTCGTCGAGTCACGGCAGTAGATGAAGGCGGCGCTGTTCAGCAGGGCGATGCGTTCTTCGGCGCCCTTTCCGGTCACCATGTCCGGGAAATACGACTGACCCTGCAGGCCCCATGGCTTGCCGATCTTGTTGCAGTATTTCATGAAGTCGGTGGGCTGGCCCATGCCGGGGCCGCGCAGGAAGAAGTCGGAGCGGGCGATGGCCTGCTGCACCGCGCCGTCCTTCTCGGACAGGGAGCCTTTCACGATCTCCACCTTCGGGAAGCGCTTCGCCAGCATGGCGTCCACTTCCTTGTTGGTGTGGGCGGCCCACAGGATGACGTTGGCCTCCGGGAGGTATTGTTCGAGGAAACGGAGTGTGCCGGGGGTGTGCCCGATGTCACCGATGTTCTTGGTCGCCCATGCGCTGTGGAGCAGGACGGTCTTCTTTTTCGTCTCCTGGGAATAGGCGACGGCTGGCAGGGATGCCGCACCGAGGGCGAGGCCGGAGGTTTTGAGGAAATTGCGTCTTGAGGTCATTTTTTGGAATGGGATTGAACGGGGAATAGAAGAAGAATCTTCCAGAAAAGTGAATGTCCGCAGGAGGAGGAAGGTCACATTTTCATTTCGCGGCGACGCGCTTGATGAAAGCGGCCACGGCGGGCATGGAACCCTTCCCGACCGTGCCGTGGTCGAAGCCCGCCAGCTCGTGGAACTCCGCGTCCGGGTGGCCCAGGTTCTTCAGCGTGATGTGGAACAGGTCGTTTTCCTCCACGCGGCTCTTGTATTCGATCTTCCGGTCGCCGGTGATCAGGCAGATCGGCGGCAGGTTCTTCGAGGCGAAGTAAAGCGGCGCGAATTCGTCGATCAGCGGGCGCAGCGCCTCTCCCGTGTCCCCGCGCAGCTTCTTCACGTGGAAGTGCGTCGTCACCTGCGCGCTCACCGGGATGATGCCGGCCAGCGATTGGTTCGAGATCTGGTGGGCGGCCAGCCACTTCGGGTCCATGCCCACCATCAGGGCCAGGTAGCCCCCGGCCGAGTGGCCGGAAATGAAGATCTTCTCCCGGTCACCGCCGTACTCCGCCGCATGGCGGAAAGCCCACGCCGTCGCGGCGGCGGCATCCTCCAGGGAGCAGGGGAACTTGCCCGGTGGGTCGAAGCGGTAGCTGGCCGTCACCACCACCACATTTTCATCCGGCAGGGCGGGAAACCCTCGCTTGCCGGAGGTCAGGCCACCGCCATGGAACCAGATCAGCACCGGCAGGTCTTTGGCCCCCGCCGGGCGGCGGACGTCCAGCTTGCACTGGGCTTTCTGGTATTCATCCGCCCGCTCCAGAGCGGCACCTTCATAATATGAGATGGCCTTGTCCGTGACCGGTTCGGCATGGGTGAGAGTGGCCATGGCCACGAAAAGGAGAAACAGGGCTTTCACTGCCTGCCAGTTGAGGGGAGCGGCCCCGGTGCGTCAAGCGGGCTGGAAAAATGGTAGGACCGGTCCGGACGGCTGCTACCGGCGTTCGGGCACATCCTTTGCATCTCAGTCCGCCAGCAGGTTCAGCCGGTAAAAACGCCTCGGCGTATCTTCCAGCGCATCCGGGTCCGTGACCTGGATGGTGGAGCCGGTGCCGGTCACGGGACCACCCAGCGGTGTCCATGGCGGAGCCAGCGTGTCGCTCCACTCGATCTGGTAGCGGCGCTCCGCGTTCGCGGAAAAGCCCAGCACCATGCCCGTCCCCGACGCCTGGAGGGAGGCAAACCCGAGACGGCTGCCGCCCGACCTCGGGTCCGTCCCACCGAGGAACTCCGCCAGGTTGTTGAAGCCGTCCCCGTCCGGATCTTCCGTGGCGGTCTGGGCCAGCGTGCCCAGCTTCTCCGTCTCCCACCAGTCCGGCAGGCCGTCGTTGTCCGTGTCGATCATCTTCAGCAGATCCAGCCTGCCTCCGCGGATCGTCCTGCCGGCCAGAGCCGGGACGGTGGTGGTGTGGTCCAGGATCCGGGAGATCCGTTGGGCCATGGTTTCCGTCGGGAAATTCAGCGCCGCAAAGGCGACCGCCGCGCTCACGTGGGGCGTCGCCATCGACGTCCCGCTGATGAACCGGTAGGCCACGGAGGGATGCGGTGCGTTCACCAGATTGCCCGTGGCGGGGAGGGAGGCCAGGATGGCATTGCCGGTTGCCAGCGTGACCTGCAGGGCGGGCAGCCAGTTTCCCGCCGCACCGAGTGTCCAGCCGCCCGTGTCGTCCACGTTGTTGTAGATGATGACGCCCACCGCTCCGGCTGTCCTTGCCCGCGTCACCTTGTCCGCGAACGTGTTGTTGCCCCTCTGGATGAGGGCGATGTTTCCGCTGACGGCGGGGGGAAAGGCGGCGCTGGTTTCCCCCGTGCCGCAGTGGTGGATGGTGCGTGTCAGGCCCGCCGGAGGGGTCAGGCCGGAAAACTCGATCTCCGCCGCCAGGTGGGTCGTGGAACCGATGGTGACGGTGGAGAGCCTCCCGCCCAGCGACACGGGCACGGTCGAGTAGATGTCCGTCCCCGGCGCGGCCAGATCCACCGTCGTCGCCCCGTAGTTGGAAAAGCTGGAAAGCCCGTTCCGTGGGTCGATGGACGCCACGGTGATGATATTTGGAAGCGCGTAGTTCGCCGGATACTGCGGGATCGCGTCGTTGTTGGTGGTGTCGTTGCCCGCCGCCGCGCACAGGACGATGCCCGCGTTCCCCAGCGCGGCGATGGCATTGAATTCCGCGGTGGTTTGGGAAAGCCCACCGTAGGAGGCGTTGAACGCCACGATGTTCACGCCCCGCTGCTTCTGCGCCACAGCGTAGTTGTACGCCGCGATGATGGCGGAGGTGGACATGTTCTCACCGTCCGTGGACAGCTTCATCGGCAGGATCTTCGCCTTGAACTGCAGGCCGATCACGCCCTGCGCGTTCCTCCCCGTGGCGGCGATGGTCCCCGCCACATGCGTCCCGTGAAAGCCGGAGTCCGTCATCGATGCCGTATTGGCGGCGAAGTCATAGCCATGCACGTCGTCCACGTAGCCGTTGCCGTCGTCATCGATGCCGTTGCCCGGGATCTCCGCCGGATTTGTCCACACATTCGGCGCCAGGTCCGGGTGGGTGATGTCCACGCCGGTATCCGCCACGCACACCACGATGTCCTGCGCGGGCGTGGTGGTCCGGGAAAGGTTCCACGCCTGGATGAAGCGCGTGTCCACCCCGCTGGTACCCGCGCTCAGGTTCGCCACCTGTCCGGTGTTCTCCAGTCCCCACAGCTTCGGGAAATGCGGATCGTTCGGGCGGATGAAGGAAACTTTCCGCAGATAGTTCGGCTCCGCCGTTTCCACGCTGGGGTCCGCTTTCAGTTCCGCGATCAGCGCGGCGGTCGTCCGGCTCTTGTCGCGGACCATCCCGTGCAGCTTCCCGCGGGACGCTCCCACCCGGTCATAGGTCTCCGCCAGCCGCATCTTCCGCCCCGCCATCTTCGTGCGGGCGGCCGCTTCCGGCACATCCGCACGGAAGGTCACCAGCACCTCCCCCTCCACATACGGATCCTCTTTCGCCGACGCCATCATCGAAAAGGCGGTCGCCAGCAAGGTCAGGCTGCGGAAAAGGATGGAAGCGTGTGGACGCATGGAACGGAGATCCGGAGCAGGTCATCTCCCGGAAGCGGACGGAACTTGCGCCGTTTTTAATGTAATTACAATGACAATTAGATTTCTCCGGATCGCCAACCCGTAGCACCCGAATCCGTGCAATCCGTTAATCCATCTGAAATCCGTGGTCAAAAAATGCCCGTCAGCCTGATACCCGCTCAGACCTGAAGGCATCCCATTTCAGCGAGCAGCAAAAATCCTGCCCCAATTTCATACATTCGCGTCCATTCGCGTTGATTCGCGGTTGAAAACCAAAAGCCGTCCCCGGATGCTCTCTCCGTGCCGCTGATCGAGCATTCCACCTACCGCGCCCCATGGTGGCTGCCGGGCGGCCACTTGCAGACCATCGTCCCCGCCCTCTTCCGGCGGGTGAAGCCGGTCACCACCCTGCGGGAGCGGCTGGAACTGGACGACGGGGACTTCCTCGACCTCGCGTGGGCGGGAAAAACGTCCAGACGCCTCGCCATCCTCTCCCACGGCCTGGAGGGCAGCAGCGATGCCGCCTACATCCAGGGCATGGCCCGCTCATTGGTCGCCGCCGGTTGGGACGCCCTCGCGTGGAACTTCCGCGGCTGTGGCACGGAGCCGAACCGGCTGCTCTCCTTCTACCACAGCGGCGCCACGGAGGACCTGGACGCCGTCATCCGCCACGTGCTCGCCGTCCACCCGGCGGAGGAGATCGACCTCATCGGCTTCAGCCTCGGCGGGAACCTCACGCTGAAATACCTCGGCGAGCCGCGCGAACGGCCGGAGCAACTCCGCCGCGCCCTCGCCTTCTCCGTCCCGTGCGATCTCGCGGACTCCGCCCGCAAGCTGTCGGACCCCGCCAACCGCCTCTACATGCGGCGTTTCCTGCGCTCCCTCCGCACCAAGCTCCGCGTGAAGGAATCCCTCTTCCCCGGCTCCCTCGATCTCGCCGGGCTGGACCAGATCGCCGACTTCCTCCAGTTCGACGACCGCTTCACCGCGCCCCTCCACGGCTTCAGGAACGCGGAGGACTACTGGATCCGCAGCAGTTGCCGCCAGTTCCTACCGCACATCCGCATCCCGACGTTGCTGGTGAATGCGCTCAACGATCCGTTCCTGGGGGAGAGATGCTATCCGAGGGAGGAGGCGCGGGAGAGCGAGTGGTTCTCGCTGGAGACGCCAGGGGATGGGGGGCACGTGTCATTCCCATCCCGAAATGGATCGTGGCCCCATGACCGGGCGCTGGAGTTCCTGGGGCGCCACGGGGTGCCCAGATAGGATGTTGGTTTCTTTATAAGAATTCATGCGGTGATCCGGTATCTGTAATTCTATGGGGCCATCACATGCTTCCCGGCGTCACTTCGTGAAAGTCTCGACAATCGCCGCGATGACGGCGGCTTCGGGACAAGCCCAGGCGGCACCGGTCGCGGTCGTGCCCAAGCGAAAGATATCCACCGACATCCTCATCTGCGGTGGTGGTTGTGCCGGAACCGCCGCCGCTCTTGCTGCGGCCCGGACAGGCGCGAAGGTCGTTCTCGTTGAAAAGGCTCCGTTCGCGGGAGGGATCATCACCAGCGTGGGGCTGCCGTATTTCGATGGCATCGCGGACATCAAGACGAAGCGGGTGGTGGTGAAGGGGATCGCGCTGGAGCTGCTGTCGAAGTCAGGCGTCTGCGCACCGGATGCGAAGACGGTGAAGATCCACAACCCGACGATTCCGAACACCTTCGAGTTCAAGATCCTCCTTGATCGCCTGCTGAAGGAGCGGAAGGAGAACCTGACCGTGCTGTTCAACACGATGGTCTGCGGGGTGAATTCCGATGGCGGACGGATCCGGAGCGTCACCGTGGCGAACAAGGACGGGCTGACCGAGATCGAGGCGAAGACGGTGATCGACTGCAGCGGCGACGCGGATGTGGCGGCGTGGGCGGGCGCGCCGTTCGAGCAGAACAAGGAGGTGCAGCCGCTGACGCTGCACTTCCGGATCGGCCATGTGAAATCGACCGCCACGTTGGGGAAGGACTGCAGGGAAGCGCTGGCAAAGGCGCAGGCGGCGGGTGAGCTGCCGCACTACTACGGACCTGGTATCATGTTCCTTTTCGGCAAGGATGAGATCTACGTCCACGGCGTGCGTGTCCCGGCGGACCCGACGAATGCGGCGGACCTTTCCCGCGCGGAGATGCAGGGCCGGGCGGATGCCCACGCCATGTTCCGCGCCTGGAAGCGGGACATACCCGCGTTTTCCGAATCCTATTTCCTGGAAGCCTACCCGTGGATCGGCGTGCGGGAATCCCGCCGCATCACCGGCCAGTATGTGCTCAACGAGGACGACCTGATGAAGGGCAATCGTTTCGACGACGCCATCGCCACCGGTTGCTGGTACCTGGACCTGCACCCGAACAAAACCACCGTCGGCAGTGCCAATGACTTCGCTCCGGAGAAGGTCCAGCCCGCGCCGTATGACATCCCCTACCGGTCCCTGCTGCCGCAGAAGATCGAGAACCTGCTCGTCGCGGGCCGTTGCCACTCCGCCACGCGCGGCGCGCACGCCTCCACCCGCGTGACCGTCACCGCCATGGCCATGGGCGAAGCCGCCGGTGTCGCCGCCGCGATGGTGGTGAAGGGAAACACCTCCGTACAGGAAATCAGCGGCGTCAATGTCCGTGAGGCCTTGGAAAAAGTCGGCGGCGGCCCCTTCACGGAGGCCTGACCATCCGGGAGTAGCGTCATGGCTGCGCCATGACGGCTGGGAGGATGTCAGCAGCCAACCGGTTCCGGCCTGCTCTCAAAATCCTCAGAAAAGGAATGCCGCTCACACCGATGATCCATGACGTCGTGGGATTGGGATCGATTATTCCAACCGTCATGGCGCAGCCATGCCGCTACCTCGGAGGAGAAAAGAAAAAGGGCGACAGAAGTGTCGCCCTTCTTTGCTGATCAGTATCCCGATGGATGCCGCATCACATGGCCCTTCCCGGCGCGGGTCTGTGGCTTCCAGCGTGGGCCGGAGCGTCCGCCGGGGCCGCCCGTGTCCAGGCGCAGGCCGGCGACGGTCATGAAGACGTGGCCTTTCCGCGTGTAGACCGTGATCCAGTCGCCTTCGCCTTTCTTGCCGTAGTTGAAGTAACCGCTGGAGGGCATGGAGCCTTTCAGCAGACCGGCCTCGCGGAGGACGTAGGAGACGGTGCCGGAGCAATCGTAGCCGGTATCGTTCTTCTTCGCATGGCCACCGCCCCATTTGTAGGGCTTGCTCTGGAGGCGGTTGCCTGCGGCGATCGCGCGCTTCACGGCGTCCGGAGCTTTGCGCGGGGCATAGGCCATACCGTCTTTGAGCAGGGCGGTTTCACCATGGCTGAAGCGGTAGGAGACAGGCTGCTTGGCCTTGACCTGGCTGGAGCAGGAAACGGCTCCGCCAACGAGGGGAAGGAGGGCGAGGAGTGTCAGAAAGCGTTTCACGATGGGGAAATTACTTAAATTGTTTTATATCGGCAAATATTTTTTAAAAATTAATATCCAACCAAGCGGTAATTTGTGATAGAGCGCGAGAGCGATGGCTCAGGGTGTTCTTCACCGCATCGCCGAGCTCGGAAAAAGTCCGGTCGTAACCCGTTGGTATGAAAAGGGGATCGTAACCGAAGCCCTCGCTGCCACGGGGTTCATCGATGATGTCGCCCTCGACCGCGCCGCTGAAGTTGGCGCGCTCTTTCCCGTCCTTCGCCAGGACCATGGTGCAGACGAAGCGGCCGCCGCGCTCGGTTTTCCCGGCCATTTCCGTCATCAGGCGGGCGTTGTTTTTCTCGTTGTTGCCCTCCTCGCCGCCGTAGCTGGATGACCAGACGCCGGGCGCACCGCCCAGGGCATCCACCTCCAGGCCGGAATCGTCTGACAACACCCAGCCGTCGATCAGGCGGCTGATGCCCTCCGCCTTCAGCCGGGCATTCTCCAGAAAGGTCGTTCCAGTCTCCTCGATCTCAGGGAATTCCGGAAATGCGGTCGCGTCCACGACCTCGAACCGTCCGCCCAGCATGGAGCGGATTTCGGCGGTTTTATGGGCGTTGCGGGTGGCGACGATGAGGCGCGGCGCGGGGGACGGCATGCCGCGTGGCTAGCGTTCCGGGCGCGGATGGCCAAGATTTTTTGAATAATATGGCCCTTTGCAACGCTATATAGGCACCATGAAAGCTGTCACCTGGCTTGCCGCGACCACCATGAGCCTCGCGGCCATCACCTCCACCGCCTTTGCCAATACCCTGGAGGGCTGGTCCACCGATGTGGAGGCGGCGCTCGCCGTTGCGAAAAAGGAGAAAAAGTCCGTGCTCGTGGAGTTCACCGGCTCCGATTGGTGCCCTCCTTGCATCATGATGCGCAAAAACGTCTTCTCGAAGAAGGAGTTCGTTGAGAAAGCGTCGAAGGACTACGTGCTGGTCGAGATCGATCTGCCGAAAGCGGACAAGGCGCTCGCCGCCCGCAACCAGATCGTCGCGGAGAAATACAAGATCGACGGCTTTCCGACGGTTGTCCTCCTGAACGGCGAGGGCAAGGAGTTCAGCCGCTTCTATGCGTCCGAGTATCCCGAAATGGACAAATTCCTGGCCCACATCGACAAGAAGCTGGAAAGCAAGAACCTGGACTGATAGACGCAGTGCCGATGAAAACCTTGTTCGCTTCCGTCGTGGCGCTGGTCGCCACCGCCGCCCTTTCCTTTTCCGCCGAGGTGGAATGGATGACCGACTTTGACGCCGCCAAGGCGAAGGCAAAGGCGGAGAAAAAAGTCCTGTTCGTGGATTTCACCGGCTCGGACTGGTGCGGCTGGTGCATCCGCCTGGACAAGGAAGTCTTCGCCCACAAGGAATTCCACGACTACGCCGCGGAGAACCTGGTGCTCGTGAAGCTGGACTTCCCGCGCAAGCTGAAACTCTCCCCTGAGCTGGAGAAGCAGAACAAGAGTCTGGCGAAAAAATACGACGTCCAGGGCTACCCGACCGTCAAGCTGCTGAAACCCAGCGGCAGTGAGATCGCGGAAACCGGCTACCAGGAAGGCGGCCCGGCCAAGTACGTCGAGCATCTCAAGAAGCTCCTGAAATAACCCGCCTGCCCGGGATCGTTTTTCCACCCACCCCGTCCGGCCCGGAGCCGCGGCGGGGTTTTGCTTTCCAAGCGGGGGCGGATTTCCCACAGTCCGCGACCTTTTCCCGCCATGTCCGACCGCCGCAAACCATTCCCATTCGACGAATTCGAGCCCAAGTGGCAGTCCCGCTGGGAATCCGAAAAGACCTTCCGTACGCCCGGACCGGGTGATGAGGGCTTTGACGCCAGCAAGCCGAAGTACTACGTGCTCGACATGTTCCCGTATCCCAGCGGCGCGGGCCTACACGTCGGCCACCCGGAGGGCTACACCGCCACGGACATCATCGGCCGCTACAAGCGGAAGAACGGCTTCAACGTCCTGCACCCCATGGGCTACGACTCGTTCGGACTGCCGGCGGAGCAGTATGCCATCAAGACCGGCCAGCACCCGGCCATCACCACCGCGGCGAACATCGAGAACTTCCGCCGCCAGCTGAAGTCGCTGGGCTTCGCCTACGACTGGGACCGCGAGATCGCCACCACCGATCCGGAATACGTCCGGTGGACCCAATGGATTTTCCTGCAACTGTATTCCTCGTACTTCGACGAGGAAGCGGGCAAGGCGAAGAACGTCTCCGAGCTGGAGGCGAAGGGCTGGACCCGCGCGCAGATCGATGACGTCCGCCTGGCCTACGTCGCCAATACCCCCGTCTGGTGGTCCCCGGACCTGGGCACCGTGCTGGCGAACGAAGAGGTGGAAGAGTGGAAATCGAAAGGCCACACCGTCGAGCGCCGCCCGCTGCGCCAGTGGATGCTGCGCATCACCAAGTACGCCCAGCGCCTGATCGATGAACTGGACACGCTCGACTGGCCGGATGGCATCAAGCTGCTGCAGAAGAACTGGATCGGCCGCAGCGAGGGCGCGGAAGTGAAGTTCGATGTCGGAGGCCGCGAGGTCGTCGTTTTCACCACCCGCCCGGACACCCTGTTCGGAGCCACCTACATGGTGCTGGCACCGGAGCATCCGTTCGTCCCCGAGATCACCACCGCGGAGCAGAAGGAAGCGGTGGAGGCCTATCAGAAAGCCATTTCCTCCAAGTCCGACCTGGA
The nucleotide sequence above comes from Akkermansiaceae bacterium. Encoded proteins:
- the rdgB gene encoding RdgB/HAM1 family non-canonical purine NTP pyrophosphatase, whose protein sequence is MPSPAPRLIVATRNAHKTAEIRSMLGGRFEVVDATAFPEFPEIEETGTTFLENARLKAEGISRLIDGWVLSDDSGLEVDALGGAPGVWSSSYGGEEGNNEKNNARLMTEMAGKTERGGRFVCTMVLAKDGKERANFSGAVEGDIIDEPRGSEGFGYDPLFIPTGYDRTFSELGDAVKNTLSHRSRALSQITAWLDINF
- a CDS encoding C40 family peptidase; this encodes MKRFLTLLALLPLVGGAVSCSSQVKAKQPVSYRFSHGETALLKDGMAYAPRKAPDAVKRAIAAGNRLQSKPYKWGGGHAKKNDTGYDCSGTVSYVLREAGLLKGSMPSSGYFNYGKKGEGDWITVYTRKGHVFMTVAGLRLDTGGPGGRSGPRWKPQTRAGKGHVMRHPSGY
- a CDS encoding thioredoxin family protein translates to MKAVTWLAATTMSLAAITSTAFANTLEGWSTDVEAALAVAKKEKKSVLVEFTGSDWCPPCIMMRKNVFSKKEFVEKASKDYVLVEIDLPKADKALAARNQIVAEKYKIDGFPTVVLLNGEGKEFSRFYASEYPEMDKFLAHIDKKLESKNLD
- a CDS encoding FAD-dependent oxidoreductase, which produces MTAASGQAQAAPVAVVPKRKISTDILICGGGCAGTAAALAAARTGAKVVLVEKAPFAGGIITSVGLPYFDGIADIKTKRVVVKGIALELLSKSGVCAPDAKTVKIHNPTIPNTFEFKILLDRLLKERKENLTVLFNTMVCGVNSDGGRIRSVTVANKDGLTEIEAKTVIDCSGDADVAAWAGAPFEQNKEVQPLTLHFRIGHVKSTATLGKDCREALAKAQAAGELPHYYGPGIMFLFGKDEIYVHGVRVPADPTNAADLSRAEMQGRADAHAMFRAWKRDIPAFSESYFLEAYPWIGVRESRRITGQYVLNEDDLMKGNRFDDAIATGCWYLDLHPNKTTVGSANDFAPEKVQPAPYDIPYRSLLPQKIENLLVAGRCHSATRGAHASTRVTVTAMAMGEAAGVAAAMVVKGNTSVQEISGVNVREALEKVGGGPFTEA
- a CDS encoding S8 family serine peptidase, with amino-acid sequence MRPHASILFRSLTLLATAFSMMASAKEDPYVEGEVLVTFRADVPEAAARTKMAGRKMRLAETYDRVGASRGKLHGMVRDKSRTTAALIAELKADPSVETAEPNYLRKVSFIRPNDPHFPKLWGLENTGQVANLSAGTSGVDTRFIQAWNLSRTTTPAQDIVVCVADTGVDITHPDLAPNVWTNPAEIPGNGIDDDGNGYVDDVHGYDFAANTASMTDSGFHGTHVAGTIAATGRNAQGVIGLQFKAKILPMKLSTDGENMSTSAIIAAYNYAVAQKQRGVNIVAFNASYGGLSQTTAEFNAIAALGNAGIVLCAAAGNDTTNNDAIPQYPANYALPNIITVASIDPRNGLSSFSNYGATTVDLAAPGTDIYSTVPVSLGGRLSTVTIGSTTHLAAEIEFSGLTPPAGLTRTIHHCGTGETSAAFPPAVSGNIALIQRGNNTFADKVTRARTAGAVGVIIYNNVDDTGGWTLGAAGNWLPALQVTLATGNAILASLPATGNLVNAPHPSVAYRFISGTSMATPHVSAAVAFAALNFPTETMAQRISRILDHTTTVPALAGRTIRGGRLDLLKMIDTDNDGLPDWWETEKLGTLAQTATEDPDGDGFNNLAEFLGGTDPRSGGSRLGFASLQASGTGMVLGFSANAERRYQIEWSDTLAPPWTPLGGPVTGTGSTIQVTDPDALEDTPRRFYRLNLLAD
- a CDS encoding alpha/beta fold hydrolase; protein product: MPLIEHSTYRAPWWLPGGHLQTIVPALFRRVKPVTTLRERLELDDGDFLDLAWAGKTSRRLAILSHGLEGSSDAAYIQGMARSLVAAGWDALAWNFRGCGTEPNRLLSFYHSGATEDLDAVIRHVLAVHPAEEIDLIGFSLGGNLTLKYLGEPRERPEQLRRALAFSVPCDLADSARKLSDPANRLYMRRFLRSLRTKLRVKESLFPGSLDLAGLDQIADFLQFDDRFTAPLHGFRNAEDYWIRSSCRQFLPHIRIPTLLVNALNDPFLGERCYPREEARESEWFSLETPGDGGHVSFPSRNGSWPHDRALEFLGRHGVPR
- a CDS encoding polysaccharide pyruvyl transferase family protein, giving the protein MTSRRNFLKTSGLALGAASLPAVAYSQETKKKTVLLHSAWATKNIGDIGHTPGTLRFLEQYLPEANVILWAAHTNKEVDAMLAKRFPKVEIVKGSLSEKDGAVQQAIARSDFFLRGPGMGQPTDFMKYCNKIGKPWGLQGQSYFPDMVTGKGAEERIALLNSAAFIYCRDSTTLKTLQDAGVKPPVMEFCPDGCFGIDVRDEEKALARLAKHGLEPKKFITIQLRTHSPTTPGVDDKRPQKLNPLNPTPEMIADDVRRAKVYQDLIAMWVKETGYKVVIAPEVYKEMQYNKQFVYDPLPDDLKKHVVNFDEFWNVDEACSFYQRAHTVICHEPHTPIMALAMGTPMMHTFSEFHSPKCWMFKDIGLEEWAPEFDSTPASKMFDILMGIHKDYPAAEAKVKKAMAYVEERAKSQMTVLKGVINA
- a CDS encoding thioredoxin family protein, encoding MKTLFASVVALVATAALSFSAEVEWMTDFDAAKAKAKAEKKVLFVDFTGSDWCGWCIRLDKEVFAHKEFHDYAAENLVLVKLDFPRKLKLSPELEKQNKSLAKKYDVQGYPTVKLLKPSGSEIAETGYQEGGPAKYVEHLKKLLK
- a CDS encoding alpha/beta hydrolase: MKALFLLFVAMATLTHAEPVTDKAISYYEGAALERADEYQKAQCKLDVRRPAGAKDLPVLIWFHGGGLTSGKRGFPALPDENVVVVTASYRFDPPGKFPCSLEDAAAATAWAFRHAAEYGGDREKIFISGHSAGGYLALMVGMDPKWLAAHQISNQSLAGIIPVSAQVTTHFHVKKLRGDTGEALRPLIDEFAPLYFASKNLPPICLITGDRKIEYKSRVEENDLFHITLKNLGHPDAEFHELAGFDHGTVGKGSMPAVAAFIKRVAAK